Proteins encoded by one window of Rhodamnia argentea isolate NSW1041297 chromosome 6, ASM2092103v1, whole genome shotgun sequence:
- the LOC115748403 gene encoding uncharacterized protein LOC115748403 isoform X2 yields MLRLRSFRPSGDKIVKIQLHPTHPWLVTADASDFVSVWNWEHRQVIYELKAGGVDERRLVGAKLEKLAEGESESKGKPTEAIRGGSVKQVNFYDDDVRYWQLWRNRSAAAEAPSAVSNVTSAFTSPAPSTKGRHFLVICCENKAIFLDLVTMRGRDVPKQELDNRSLLCMEFLARSAAGDGPLVAFGGSDGVIRVLSMITWKLVRRYTGGHKGSISCLMTFMASSGEALLVSGASDGLLVLWSADHGQDSRELVPKLSLKAHDGGVVAVELSRVSGGTPQLITIGADKTLAIWDTMSFKELRRIKPVSKLACHSVASWCHPRAPNLDILTCVKDSHIWAIEHPTYSALTRPLCELSSLVPPQILAPNKKLRVYCMVAHPLQPHLVATGTNVGVIMCEFDARSLPPVAPLPTPSESREHSAVYVVERELKLLNFQLSPTGNPSLGNNASLSEAGRLKGESSELLHVKQIKKHISTPVQNDSYSILSVSNSGKYLAIVWPDIPYFSIYKVGDWSIVDSGTARLLAWDACRDRFAILESAPALRIPIVPKGGSSRKAKEAAAAAAQAAAAAASAASAASVQVRILLDDGTSNILMKSVGSRSEPVIGLHGGALLGVAYRMSRRISPVAATAISTIQSMPLSGYGNSGLSSFAALDDNLSHKSSTEAAPPNFQLYSWETFEPVGGLLPQPEWTAWDQTVEYCAFAYHHYIVISSLRPQYRYLGDVAIPYATGAVWHRRQLFVVTPTTIECVFVDAGVAPIDIETRKMKEEMKLREAQAQAVAEHGELALIAVEGTQAATQERIKLRPPMLQVVRLASFQHAPSIPPFVSLPRQSKVDGDDIAVLKEFEERKVNEVAVGGGGVSVAVTRFPVEQKRPVGPLLVVGVRDGVLWLIDRYMCAHALSLSHPGIRCRCLAAYGDAVSAVKWASRLAREHHDDLAQFMLGMGYATEALHLPGISKRLEFDLAMQSSDLKRALQCLLTMSNSRELGQDSVGFDLKDILTVTTKKENLVEAVQGVVKFAKEFLDLIDAADATGQADIAREALKRLAAAGSVKGALQGHELRGLALRLANHGELTRLSGLVNNLISVGSGREAAFSAAVLGDNALMERAWQETGMLAEAVLHAHAHGRPTLKNFVEAWNKMLQKEVEHAPSTKTDAAAAFLASLEEPKLTSLAEAGKKPPIEILPPGMPSLSATMAMKKKPPPAAQNPQPDPAKPMLLEAPPTVTPPRPESAPPQVEASEPAMDTGAPPLSSSASDPGPIARREGEHVSTTSDADATEQKMAEASDPVSDAQKAEEQEQQEQPAVLEEKKEVTPKAPDTQKSVASGVSTSTPLPDFFI; encoded by the exons ATGCTGCGGCTGAGATCGTTTCGGCCGAGCGGCGACAAGATAGTGAAGATTCAGTTGCATCCGACGCATCCATGGCTCGTCACTGCGGATGCGTCGGACTTCGTCTCCGTTTGGAATTGGGAGCATCGTCAG GTGATTTATGAGCTGAAAGCGGGCGGTGTCGATGAGAGGCGTTTGGTTGGTGCTAAATTGGAGAAGCTTGCCGAAGGAGAATCAG AGTCCAAGGGTAAACCAACTGAGGCCATTCGGGGAGGAAG TGTTAAGCAGGTGAACTTTTATGATGATGATGTACGCTATTGGCAGCTATGGCGTAACCGATCTGCAGCAGCAGAAGCTCCATCAGCTGTCAGCAATGTCACTTCAGCATTTACTTCTCCAGCGCCATCAACGAAAGGGCGTCATTTTCTTGTCATTTGTTGTGAAAACAAAGCTATTTTTCTGGACTTGGTGACAATGCGAGGCCGAGATGTACCCAAGCAAGAACTTGACAACAGATCGCTACTCTG TATGGAGTTTCTGGCCCGATCTGCAGCTGGAGATGGTCCacttgttgcttttggtggatcagATGGTGTCATTAGAGTACTTTCAATGATAACATGGAAG CTTGTAAGGAGATACACTGGCGGTCATAAAGGATCGATTTCTTGTCTAATGACCTTCATGGCTTCTTCTGGTGAG GCACTTCTGGTGTCTGGTGCTAGTGATGGTTTGCTTGTCCTATGGAGTGCAGACCATGGTCAAGATTCTCGAGAACTAGTACCCAAACTGAGCTTAAAA GCACATGATGGCGGGGTTGTGGCTGTTGAACTTTCTAGAGTGAGTGGAGGTACTCCGCAGCTTATAACAATTGGTGCAGACAAAACGCTAGCTATATGGGATACAATGTCATTCAAG GAGTTGCGAAGAATTAAACCCGTGTCTAAACTTGCTTGCCACAGTGTTGCATCTTGGTGCCATCCTCGGGCTCCAAACCTTGATATATTAACTTGTGTAAAAGACTCCCACATATG GGCCATTGAGCACCCCACGTATTCAGCTCTTACGAGGCCGTTGTGTGAGCTTTCCTCACTTGTTCCACCACAAATACTTGCGCCAAACAAGAAACTTAGA GTATATTGCATGGTTGCACATCCATTACAGCCCCACCTTGTTGCTACTGGAACCAATGTTGGTGTGATTATGTGTGAGTTTGATGCCAGGTCCCTTCCACCTGTAGCCCCACTACCAACGCCTTCGGAGAGCAGGGAGCATTCAGCAGTCTACGTGGTTGAGAGGGAACTGAAGCTTCTAAACTTCCAGTTGTCACCCACTGGAAATCCATCGCTTGGGAACAATGCCTCTTTATCTGAAGCAGGAAGGTTGAAGGGAGAATCATCAGAGTTGTTACATGTCAAGCAGATTAAGAAGCACATTAGTACTCCAGTTCAAAATGattcatattcaattctttCCGTCAGCAATTCTGGGAA GTATCTTGCAATTGTGTGGCCAGATATTccgtatttttctatttataaagTTGGTGACTGGTCTATCGTTGATTCCGGTACTGCAAGACTTCTGGCATGGGATGCTTGTCGTGATAGATTTGCCATATTAGAATCTGCACCTGCCCTGAGAATTCCCATAGTTCCTAAAGGTGGTTCCTCAAGGAAAGCAAAAGAGgcagctgcagcagcagcacAAGCTGCAGCAGCCGCTGCATCTGCTGCTTCTGCGGCCAGTGTTCAAGTTCGTATCCTGCTGGATGATGGAACATCAAATATATTGATGAAATCCGTAGGCAGTCGCAGCGAACCG GTTATTGGCTTGCATGGTGGAGCACTTCTTGGTGTAGCTTATCGGATGTCGCGAAGGATCAGCCCTGTTGCTGCAACTGCTATATCAACAATTCAGTCCATGCCCTTATCAGGATATGGCAATAGTGGCCTTTCTTCCTTTGCTGCTTTGGACGATAATTTATCACATAAATCTTCTACTGAGGCAGCACCGCCAAATTTTCAGCTCTATAG CTGGGAGACTTTTGAACCTGTTGGCGGTCTCCTTCCTCAGCCAGAATGGACTGCATGGGACCAAACTGTTGAGTACTGTGCGTTTGCATATCATCATTATATAGTCATATCTTCTTTGCGACCGCAGTATAGATATTTGGGAGATGTTGCAATCCCTTATGCTACTGGTGCTGTTTGGCATCGAAGACAGCTGTTTGTGGTTACACCTACCACCATCGA ATGTGTCTTTGTCGATGCTGGAGTGGCACCAATAGATATAGAAACAAGAAAgatgaaagaagaaatgaaattaaGAGAAGCACAAGCACAGGCAGTTGCAGAGCATGGAGAGTTAGCTCTTATTGCCGTAGAAGGTACCCAGGCAGCTACGCAAGAAAGAATCAAACTAAGGCCCCCAATGCTGCAG GTTGTTCGTCTAGCATCTTTCCAGCACGCTCCTTCTATTCCTCCATTTGTGAGTTTGCCGAGGCAATCCAAAGTTGATGGTGATGACATAGCAGTGCTGAAGGagtttgaagaaagaaaagttaaTGAGGTTGCTGTTGGGGGTGGTGGGGTCTCAGTAGCAGTTACTCGTTTTCCAGTGGAGCAAAAACGACCTGTTGGACCTTTGTTAGTGGTTGGCGTTAGGGATGGTGTTCTTTGGCTAATTGATAG GTACATGTGTGCACATGCCTTATCTCTGAGTCACCCGGGTATTCGTTGCCGGTGTCTTGCTGCTTATGGAGATGCAGTTAGTGCGGTAAAATG GGCAAGTAGGCTTGCTAGAGAACATCATGATGATTTGGCCCAGTTTATGCTTGGAATGGGCTATGCTACTGAAGCTCTTCATTTGCCTGGAATATCTAAGAG GTTGGAGTTTGATTTGGCTATGCAAAGCAGTGATTTGAAAAGAGCTCTCCAGTGCCTTCTTACAATGAGCAACAGTAGGGAGCTGGGCCAAGATAGTGTGGGGTTTGATTTGAAAGATATCCTCACGGTGACAACTAAGAAAGAAAATCTTGTAGAGGCTGTGCAAGGAGTGGTTAAATTTGCTAAGGAATTTTTGGATCTTATTGATGCTGCGGATGCTACTGGGCAAGCTGACATTGCTCGGGAAGCTCTTAAAAGGTTAGCTGCTGCCGGTTCAGTAAAGGGAGCTTTACAGGGTCATGAGCTGAGGGGACTGGCTTTGCGACTTGCTAATCATGGAGAACTGACGCGGCTTAGT GGTCTGGTTAACAATTTGATCTCGGTTGGCTCGGGACGTGAAGCAGCTTTTTCAGCAGCTGTTTTGGGCGACAATGCTCTCATGGAGAGGGCATGGCAGGAAACTGGGATGCTTGCTGAGGCTGTGCTTCATGCTCAT GCTCATGGAAGACCCACTCTAAAGAACTTTGTCGAGGCGTGGAATAAAATGTTACAGAAGGAAGTTGAGCATGCACCATCCACTAAAACAGATGCTGCAGCTGCCTTTCTTGCTTCTTTGGAGGAACCGAAGCTTACCAGTTTGGCAGAAGCTGGCAAGAAACCCCCAATTGAAATTTTACCCCCAGGAATGCCTTCTCTTTCGGCTACAATGGCAATGAAGAAGAAACCCCCTCCTGCTGCGCAAA ATCCACAGCCGGATCCTGCCAAGCCAATGCTATTAGAAGCACCTCCTACAGTGACACCCCCAAGACCAGAAAGCGCTCCACCACAAGTAGAAGCTAGTGAACCTGCCATGGATACTGGAGCTCCTCCTCTATCTTCGTCGGCCAGCGACCCGGGCCCAATTGCTCGGAGAGAAGGCGAGCACGTCTCAACAACTTCTGATGCTGATGCAACAGAACAAAAGATGGCCGAGGCATCGGATCCTGTGTCAGATGCTCAGAAGGCGGAGGAACAAGAACAGCAAGAACAGCCGGCAGTGTtggaggaaaagaaggaagTGACCCCCAAGGCACCAGATACTCAGAAATCAGTTGCGTCTGGGGTTTCGACGTCTACACCGTTACCAGACTTTTTTATTTAA
- the LOC115748403 gene encoding uncharacterized protein LOC115748403 isoform X1, whose product MLRLRSFRPSGDKIVKIQLHPTHPWLVTADASDFVSVWNWEHRQVIYELKAGGVDERRLVGAKLEKLAEGESESKGKPTEAIRGGSVKQVNFYDDDVRYWQLWRNRSAAAEAPSAVSNVTSAFTSPAPSTKGRHFLVICCENKAIFLDLVTMRGRDVPKQELDNRSLLCMEFLARSAAGDGPLVAFGGSDGVIRVLSMITWKLVRRYTGGHKGSISCLMTFMASSGEALLVSGASDGLLVLWSADHGQDSRELVPKLSLKAHDGGVVAVELSRVSGGTPQLITIGADKTLAIWDTMSFKELRRIKPVSKLACHSVASWCHPRAPNLDILTCVKDSHIWAIEHPTYSALTRPLCELSSLVPPQILAPNKKLRVYCMVAHPLQPHLVATGTNVGVIMCEFDARSLPPVAPLPTPSESREHSAVYVVERELKLLNFQLSPTGNPSLGNNASLSEAGRLKGESSELLHVKQIKKHISTPVQNDSYSILSVSNSGKYLAIVWPDIPYFSIYKVGDWSIVDSGTARLLAWDACRDRFAILESAPALRIPIVPKGGSSRKAKEAAAAAAQAAAAAASAASAASVQVRILLDDGTSNILMKSVGSRSEPVIGLHGGALLGVAYRMSRRISPVAATAISTIQSMPLSGYGNSGLSSFAALDDNLSHKSSTEAAPPNFQLYSWETFEPVGGLLPQPEWTAWDQTVEYCAFAYHHYIVISSLRPQYRYLGDVAIPYATGAVWHRRQLFVVTPTTIECVFVDAGVAPIDIETRKMKEEMKLREAQAQAVAEHGELALIAVEGTQAATQERIKLRPPMLQVVRLASFQHAPSIPPFVSLPRQSKVDGDDIAVLKEFEERKVNEVAVGGGGVSVAVTRFPVEQKRPVGPLLVVGVRDGVLWLIDRYMCAHALSLSHPGIRCRCLAAYGDAVSAVKWASRLAREHHDDLAQFMLGMGYATEALHLPGISKRLEFDLAMQSSDLKRALQCLLTMSNSRELGQDSVGFDLKDILTVTTKKENLVEAVQGVVKFAKEFLDLIDAADATGQADIAREALKRLAAAGSVKGALQGHELRGLALRLANHGELTRLSGLVNNLISVGSGREAAFSAAVLGDNALMERAWQETGMLAEAVLHAHAHGRPTLKNFVEAWNKMLQKEVEHAPSTKTDAAAAFLASLEEPKLTSLAEAGKKPPIEILPPGMPSLSATMAMKKKPPPAAQNPQPDPAAQNPQPAQNPQPDPAAPNPQPDPAKPMLLEAPPTVTPPRPESAPPQVEASEPAMDTGAPPLSSSASDPGPIARREGEHVSTTSDADATEQKMAEASDPVSDAQKAEEQEQQEQPAVLEEKKEVTPKAPDTQKSVASGVSTSTPLPDFFI is encoded by the exons ATGCTGCGGCTGAGATCGTTTCGGCCGAGCGGCGACAAGATAGTGAAGATTCAGTTGCATCCGACGCATCCATGGCTCGTCACTGCGGATGCGTCGGACTTCGTCTCCGTTTGGAATTGGGAGCATCGTCAG GTGATTTATGAGCTGAAAGCGGGCGGTGTCGATGAGAGGCGTTTGGTTGGTGCTAAATTGGAGAAGCTTGCCGAAGGAGAATCAG AGTCCAAGGGTAAACCAACTGAGGCCATTCGGGGAGGAAG TGTTAAGCAGGTGAACTTTTATGATGATGATGTACGCTATTGGCAGCTATGGCGTAACCGATCTGCAGCAGCAGAAGCTCCATCAGCTGTCAGCAATGTCACTTCAGCATTTACTTCTCCAGCGCCATCAACGAAAGGGCGTCATTTTCTTGTCATTTGTTGTGAAAACAAAGCTATTTTTCTGGACTTGGTGACAATGCGAGGCCGAGATGTACCCAAGCAAGAACTTGACAACAGATCGCTACTCTG TATGGAGTTTCTGGCCCGATCTGCAGCTGGAGATGGTCCacttgttgcttttggtggatcagATGGTGTCATTAGAGTACTTTCAATGATAACATGGAAG CTTGTAAGGAGATACACTGGCGGTCATAAAGGATCGATTTCTTGTCTAATGACCTTCATGGCTTCTTCTGGTGAG GCACTTCTGGTGTCTGGTGCTAGTGATGGTTTGCTTGTCCTATGGAGTGCAGACCATGGTCAAGATTCTCGAGAACTAGTACCCAAACTGAGCTTAAAA GCACATGATGGCGGGGTTGTGGCTGTTGAACTTTCTAGAGTGAGTGGAGGTACTCCGCAGCTTATAACAATTGGTGCAGACAAAACGCTAGCTATATGGGATACAATGTCATTCAAG GAGTTGCGAAGAATTAAACCCGTGTCTAAACTTGCTTGCCACAGTGTTGCATCTTGGTGCCATCCTCGGGCTCCAAACCTTGATATATTAACTTGTGTAAAAGACTCCCACATATG GGCCATTGAGCACCCCACGTATTCAGCTCTTACGAGGCCGTTGTGTGAGCTTTCCTCACTTGTTCCACCACAAATACTTGCGCCAAACAAGAAACTTAGA GTATATTGCATGGTTGCACATCCATTACAGCCCCACCTTGTTGCTACTGGAACCAATGTTGGTGTGATTATGTGTGAGTTTGATGCCAGGTCCCTTCCACCTGTAGCCCCACTACCAACGCCTTCGGAGAGCAGGGAGCATTCAGCAGTCTACGTGGTTGAGAGGGAACTGAAGCTTCTAAACTTCCAGTTGTCACCCACTGGAAATCCATCGCTTGGGAACAATGCCTCTTTATCTGAAGCAGGAAGGTTGAAGGGAGAATCATCAGAGTTGTTACATGTCAAGCAGATTAAGAAGCACATTAGTACTCCAGTTCAAAATGattcatattcaattctttCCGTCAGCAATTCTGGGAA GTATCTTGCAATTGTGTGGCCAGATATTccgtatttttctatttataaagTTGGTGACTGGTCTATCGTTGATTCCGGTACTGCAAGACTTCTGGCATGGGATGCTTGTCGTGATAGATTTGCCATATTAGAATCTGCACCTGCCCTGAGAATTCCCATAGTTCCTAAAGGTGGTTCCTCAAGGAAAGCAAAAGAGgcagctgcagcagcagcacAAGCTGCAGCAGCCGCTGCATCTGCTGCTTCTGCGGCCAGTGTTCAAGTTCGTATCCTGCTGGATGATGGAACATCAAATATATTGATGAAATCCGTAGGCAGTCGCAGCGAACCG GTTATTGGCTTGCATGGTGGAGCACTTCTTGGTGTAGCTTATCGGATGTCGCGAAGGATCAGCCCTGTTGCTGCAACTGCTATATCAACAATTCAGTCCATGCCCTTATCAGGATATGGCAATAGTGGCCTTTCTTCCTTTGCTGCTTTGGACGATAATTTATCACATAAATCTTCTACTGAGGCAGCACCGCCAAATTTTCAGCTCTATAG CTGGGAGACTTTTGAACCTGTTGGCGGTCTCCTTCCTCAGCCAGAATGGACTGCATGGGACCAAACTGTTGAGTACTGTGCGTTTGCATATCATCATTATATAGTCATATCTTCTTTGCGACCGCAGTATAGATATTTGGGAGATGTTGCAATCCCTTATGCTACTGGTGCTGTTTGGCATCGAAGACAGCTGTTTGTGGTTACACCTACCACCATCGA ATGTGTCTTTGTCGATGCTGGAGTGGCACCAATAGATATAGAAACAAGAAAgatgaaagaagaaatgaaattaaGAGAAGCACAAGCACAGGCAGTTGCAGAGCATGGAGAGTTAGCTCTTATTGCCGTAGAAGGTACCCAGGCAGCTACGCAAGAAAGAATCAAACTAAGGCCCCCAATGCTGCAG GTTGTTCGTCTAGCATCTTTCCAGCACGCTCCTTCTATTCCTCCATTTGTGAGTTTGCCGAGGCAATCCAAAGTTGATGGTGATGACATAGCAGTGCTGAAGGagtttgaagaaagaaaagttaaTGAGGTTGCTGTTGGGGGTGGTGGGGTCTCAGTAGCAGTTACTCGTTTTCCAGTGGAGCAAAAACGACCTGTTGGACCTTTGTTAGTGGTTGGCGTTAGGGATGGTGTTCTTTGGCTAATTGATAG GTACATGTGTGCACATGCCTTATCTCTGAGTCACCCGGGTATTCGTTGCCGGTGTCTTGCTGCTTATGGAGATGCAGTTAGTGCGGTAAAATG GGCAAGTAGGCTTGCTAGAGAACATCATGATGATTTGGCCCAGTTTATGCTTGGAATGGGCTATGCTACTGAAGCTCTTCATTTGCCTGGAATATCTAAGAG GTTGGAGTTTGATTTGGCTATGCAAAGCAGTGATTTGAAAAGAGCTCTCCAGTGCCTTCTTACAATGAGCAACAGTAGGGAGCTGGGCCAAGATAGTGTGGGGTTTGATTTGAAAGATATCCTCACGGTGACAACTAAGAAAGAAAATCTTGTAGAGGCTGTGCAAGGAGTGGTTAAATTTGCTAAGGAATTTTTGGATCTTATTGATGCTGCGGATGCTACTGGGCAAGCTGACATTGCTCGGGAAGCTCTTAAAAGGTTAGCTGCTGCCGGTTCAGTAAAGGGAGCTTTACAGGGTCATGAGCTGAGGGGACTGGCTTTGCGACTTGCTAATCATGGAGAACTGACGCGGCTTAGT GGTCTGGTTAACAATTTGATCTCGGTTGGCTCGGGACGTGAAGCAGCTTTTTCAGCAGCTGTTTTGGGCGACAATGCTCTCATGGAGAGGGCATGGCAGGAAACTGGGATGCTTGCTGAGGCTGTGCTTCATGCTCAT GCTCATGGAAGACCCACTCTAAAGAACTTTGTCGAGGCGTGGAATAAAATGTTACAGAAGGAAGTTGAGCATGCACCATCCACTAAAACAGATGCTGCAGCTGCCTTTCTTGCTTCTTTGGAGGAACCGAAGCTTACCAGTTTGGCAGAAGCTGGCAAGAAACCCCCAATTGAAATTTTACCCCCAGGAATGCCTTCTCTTTCGGCTACAATGGCAATGAAGAAGAAACCCCCTCCTGCTGCGCAAAATCCGCAGCCGGATCCTGCAGCGCAAAATCCGCAGCCTGCACAAAATCCGCAGCCAGATCCTGCGGCGCCAAATCCACAGCCGGATCCTGCCAAGCCAATGCTATTAGAAGCACCTCCTACAGTGACACCCCCAAGACCAGAAAGCGCTCCACCACAAGTAGAAGCTAGTGAACCTGCCATGGATACTGGAGCTCCTCCTCTATCTTCGTCGGCCAGCGACCCGGGCCCAATTGCTCGGAGAGAAGGCGAGCACGTCTCAACAACTTCTGATGCTGATGCAACAGAACAAAAGATGGCCGAGGCATCGGATCCTGTGTCAGATGCTCAGAAGGCGGAGGAACAAGAACAGCAAGAACAGCCGGCAGTGTtggaggaaaagaaggaagTGACCCCCAAGGCACCAGATACTCAGAAATCAGTTGCGTCTGGGGTTTCGACGTCTACACCGTTACCAGACTTTTTTATTTAA